Part of the Apostichopus japonicus isolate 1M-3 chromosome 13, ASM3797524v1, whole genome shotgun sequence genome is shown below.
AATTCTTCATCTCTTTGCAGTTTTATTGTCATACTGGTTGTGGTAAAGGTGTTGATATATTCGCTCTGGATTTATGCTAGGTGCACTAGGAAAAATCGAGTACAAAGGCGTACACTCGTTGTCGTCCAACAACCAACTCAAACCGTGGTAAGTctatatggaacgccaataCCGACAAATATAAAACATTATATATGGCTGCTTCAATTAGGAATTAATGCTTCATGTATACACTATGACTGGAAGGCATTACTATCACGCAGACTGAGGATCTCGTTTGTAACAAGGTGGGCAATTTTGAGCATCTCAAGTAATGTTAAAGTTATGAAGTACCCCAGCTCGCAAACCTTTGCATGAGTAATTGTAtactatctgtctgtctgtctgtccgtctatctatccattcatccatccatccatccatccatccacccattcatccatccatccatttggCTAtctatataatttgttttttttactcatTGCAGGTTCAAGGCGTAGAGAACCCAATGTACCCAGTAGCTCATGGTGGAGTATGGCATGGCCCCTATCCATCCAATGCACCCCCCGGTGTTATTCCCCAAGACTTACCACCGAGATACGAAGAGAGAGCAAAGACCACGGGGGTGTCCATGCCACAAGAAAACCTTACGGCATAGTCCGCCGGGGATCTTAATGTAATATATGAGCCCTTGTCGATGTAGAATTGGGTTCAGACATTTGTAATCTTCGATTTTGTAGTTATTCTcacttattcatatattttttgaaGACAAAAAGTTTTACTGAAAGACTTGTAACAGTCCACTTTTGAAAGTTCATtagttgaaaatatatatatatttgcttttgttCTTATATCTCTTTAACTaatacatagcctatatagaAATGAAACCTTTTGTAATGTAGGTATATACGCATACAATGGGTTGGATACTATTGTGACTAGGGCGTTCTAGCATTCATATATGGTCAGCCTATATGGTAGCTacttatatttttaatatgcGTTAAACATTCAGCCATCTTAACATCcacatatgatatatatatatatatatatatatatatatacatacatatatatatatatatatatatatatacatatatatatatatatgtatacatacttcAGTAATGGAGTTAATTACGTAAATATCCCCAAAATTACATGACCGTATACTCATTGCCTTAGCTGCCGATATCTAACAGTCTACTTTCTATACACTATAAAAATAGTatttgtatacagtatacttTCTATACACTATAAAACTAGTatttgtatacagtatacttTCTATACACTATAAAACTAGTATTTGTAGAGTTAGTCAATACTTCGTCAAGCCTCAAACCTGATTAACGTTGCGCATGCCATTCTACAATCAGTTTTCAAATTGGTCAGTTTATGGAAACCTTATGTTTATAACAATTACATTAGCGTACTAAATTACTAACATATAGTCACTCCACCCTTCCCTCACCTTGCCGCGCACACCTCCATTCGACCTAAAGGGGACTTAGAGAGAATAGTTAAATTAGCGGCACCATTATACTGCAACCCCGATAACTGCTAGATGTTTGTTTAGAATTATGATGAGCTGGACAACCATTCCATATCGACATCACTAAATCGACGTCTTCCTTACGTGAAAAGGAATTAGGGGTATTTATTGTTTCTTTATTGTCATATCTAAATTTCAATAATTCCAACGGTGTGTGTTTTAGACAATCATTCCTTGTTTGAAACGCCAAACATtaacatgttcaatatatataaatcttaCAGAGGTGACCAAACGGCGCTTAATTAACGGAATCCATATTTACAATAAACTTCAGATATTTGAGAGCTCGCAAGACATAAATAAAGTTGGCAATGTACCTTTTCTATTAAATGTGATTGCAATCTCTGCTATAACATATTTCAGCATATTAAATACCAACCTGGCAGCCTCACGTGGCTCATGAGTGAACCGATACTCATATGTGTTACaggcagggacgtcgctagagggggtgtgggggtgtgtctcaccccaaacttggtaaaactgacgatagttggaaaaaaattgACCTTTTAAtgagtcatatttaccacgttttccttgccactttgagaaattgtatctcgcgattcttatactccactaTACAAAATttcgtgtgattttgaatactccaaaaccaatgcctaatagaactaccgtcacaGGCGtaagagcccaatttgattttttttttttttttggggggggggggctataacgacttgcccgaaaaatgtaaccaaaatttttcgcgcgttaatgtgcatatcatataggcatgcatcggttcatacatcgcatgccaataacatacaatcattttccgtcgttacaatattaatggtaataataatataagtttaaccattaaaaaacacattgcaaattatctttctttcagtaggtgcccgaaaagttatcagcatattgcccgaattttcacaaacatattTGGTTGGGGGTGCATAATAACTTTGTGgagtgagtgccagtgggtacaaatgtatcgaaaaaagttcggaacaaaagtgcagtcgcgaaagatggggtgtctcactgacactgaccgtatcgttgacgagtagcggggggggggggagggggatgaaggcagcagtcggaattttcttgcttcaaaacccatccagttggattttcagccactacacccactcccccaatcatcaggccttagctacgtccctggttacaggtggcaccagtatatagttactgtactagctatgagtatcggctgcaCGAGTTACGGTTTGGTTATCCCTGCCACCGACGGTCGTTTTCTATATTCAAGTATAAATGATCATGCATTTCATCCTGACTCCCGACGACAATTTTCTCTGCAAATATCGGCTTATTTTTGTCACcagttatttcaatttttttgtgtttttttgttgatgAAATAATGTCGAAATTTATTTGCCAAATGGTAACTACATCATCTGAATTTTCAGGGGATCATTCATATCTTGActatttaaattaacatttgaCCATTTGCCTGGCCTTTTGTGTTTGTGTGGTTGCAGGTTATTAATAATACATTTAAAGTATCAAACTGAGAGGGCTGATGTTTTTTACCCTCCAATAATAAGGTATCCAAACCGCAAAAGGGCGGGGGAGGGGACGGGACGAAATGCATTAGGGTCCCTATCTACAAAACATACCGGGAAACCTGTCTTTCCGTTCTGCCCACTCCCCGTCATATACGCAATCCCACCGTATAATGTcacatttatataaattaaaaaaaaataataaatagaaaagcATATTTTCAGTATTACCAGATCTAGCTCCAACAAGATGTAagttgaaaatgattttttggGTTGGCAAGCTCAGGAGCgcaatgttaaaatatgtaagATGCGGGTGGGCTGGTATAATTTCTCAAGATTGGTTACTCTGCTGTTCTCATATTTGGCGTGTGGCTTCCTTataattagtacaagaaccctattcttttggtagaggtcaaatgtcattttgtgGTCAGGAGAGGGCAAAATGTAAA
Proteins encoded:
- the LOC139978241 gene encoding uncharacterized protein, whose protein sequence is MSHYDNAGLTIFIVILVVVKVLIYSLWIYARCTRKNRVQRRTLVVVQQPTQTVVQGVENPMYPVAHGGVWHGPYPSNAPPGVIPQDLPPRYEERAKTTGVSMPQENLTA